The Kordia sp. SMS9 genome window below encodes:
- a CDS encoding LytTR family DNA-binding domain-containing protein translates to MIQKITNYLREPYPFLYRNQQLILSILGIIAVASFLFSYAFEPFEINTAEHKIPHVWILVVHAVLPVPIVFLYFLLVNWRVKDDARWTIGKEMLHLSIALILIGIGSFLVRDVIYDNPNNWSFRYFYEEIRNSVLVGVLLLAIILPLNLQRLIQKHSKNLEKLSFSAEESQKIVQTMQIQAGNEHFQFTIQDFLFAKVESNYTEIFLNDTDGVSKTLVRITLKELETRLQEFPNIYKSHRSYLINLDKITSCKGNAQGYQLSLQNYSETVPVSRSKLKEFDAYFLK, encoded by the coding sequence TTGATCCAAAAAATCACAAACTACCTTCGCGAACCGTATCCGTTTCTTTATAGAAATCAACAACTTATACTAAGTATTTTAGGAATCATTGCCGTGGCAAGTTTTCTATTTTCCTATGCGTTTGAACCGTTTGAAATCAACACTGCCGAACACAAAATACCACACGTTTGGATTCTCGTTGTGCATGCGGTTTTGCCTGTTCCTATTGTGTTTTTATACTTTTTATTGGTGAATTGGCGTGTAAAAGACGATGCGCGTTGGACGATAGGAAAAGAAATGCTGCATTTGAGTATTGCATTAATTTTGATTGGTATCGGAAGCTTTTTAGTGCGAGATGTCATTTATGACAATCCAAATAATTGGTCGTTTCGCTATTTTTATGAAGAAATTCGAAATTCGGTGTTGGTTGGAGTTTTATTATTAGCGATTATTCTTCCGTTAAACTTGCAACGACTCATTCAAAAACATTCAAAAAATCTAGAAAAATTATCATTTTCAGCAGAAGAATCGCAAAAAATAGTGCAAACGATGCAAATTCAAGCTGGAAACGAACATTTTCAATTTACCATTCAAGATTTTCTTTTTGCCAAAGTAGAAAGTAATTACACAGAAATCTTCTTGAATGACACAGACGGAGTTTCAAAAACGTTGGTTCGCATCACGCTCAAAGAATTGGAAACACGTTTGCAGGAATTTCCAAACATTTACAAATCGCATCGCTCCTATTTGATCAATTTAGACAAAATAACTTCCTGCAAAGGAAACGCACAAGGCTATCAATTATCGCTTCAAAATTACTCCGAAACGGTTCCAGTTTCGCGTTCAAAGTTAAAAGAATTCGACGCCTACTTTTTAAAATAA
- a CDS encoding isopenicillin N synthase family oxygenase has product MKNIPSVDLSDFLSDDPARKQKFIDEIGKAYEDIGFVALKGHFLSNTLVDNLYEEIKQFFALPVETKSKYEIEGIGGQRGYVSFGKESAKGRKVGDLKEFWHFGQYVEGNDKLKEEYPDNVTVTELKNFNAVGKETYKMLEKTGVYVLRALALYLELDEFYFDNFIKNGNSILRPIHYPPITSEPKDAVRAAAHGDINLITLLMGAHGKGLQVQRHDGEWLDAIAEPDELVINVGDMLSRHSNNKLKSTIHRVVNPPRELWGTSRYSIPFFMHPISEMPLDCLENCIDEDNPKKFEDITAGEFLNQRLIELGLIKK; this is encoded by the coding sequence ATGAAAAATATTCCAAGCGTAGACCTAAGCGATTTCCTGTCTGACGATCCTGCAAGAAAGCAAAAATTCATTGACGAAATAGGAAAAGCATACGAAGACATTGGTTTTGTGGCTTTGAAAGGACATTTTTTAAGCAACACTTTGGTAGATAATTTATACGAAGAAATTAAACAGTTTTTTGCCTTGCCTGTAGAAACAAAAAGCAAGTATGAAATTGAAGGTATTGGTGGACAACGCGGTTATGTTTCGTTTGGAAAAGAAAGTGCCAAAGGAAGAAAAGTGGGCGATTTGAAAGAGTTTTGGCACTTTGGTCAATATGTAGAAGGTAATGATAAATTGAAAGAAGAATATCCTGACAACGTGACTGTTACTGAATTGAAAAATTTCAATGCGGTTGGAAAAGAAACGTATAAAATGCTAGAAAAAACGGGCGTGTATGTATTGCGTGCCTTGGCTTTGTATTTAGAATTGGATGAATTTTATTTTGATAATTTCATTAAGAATGGAAACAGTATTTTGCGTCCAATTCACTATCCACCAATTACAAGTGAACCGAAAGATGCCGTACGTGCCGCAGCGCATGGAGACATCAATTTGATTACATTGTTAATGGGCGCGCACGGAAAAGGATTGCAAGTTCAACGTCATGATGGCGAATGGTTAGATGCCATTGCAGAGCCAGACGAATTGGTCATTAATGTAGGCGATATGTTATCGCGTCACAGTAATAATAAGTTAAAATCTACAATTCATCGTGTGGTGAATCCGCCAAGAGAATTGTGGGGAACTTCGCGTTATTCCATTCCTTTCTTTATGCATCCAATCAGTGAAATGCCTTTGGATTGCTTGGAAAATTGTATTGATGAAGACAACCCGAAAAAATTTGAAGATATTACTGCGGGTGAATTTTTAAATCAGCGTTTGATTGAATTGGGATTGATTAAAAAGTAA
- a CDS encoding translation initiation factor, with translation MAKKKMNSLEDLGGFVFSTNDDFELENDTVEETLSQKQQQLEAHFSNKGRGGKIVTVIKGFVGSEEDLKALGKLLKVKCGVGGSVKDGEIIIQGNFRDKIVQILEKEGYNVKRVGG, from the coding sequence ATGGCAAAGAAAAAAATGAACAGTCTGGAAGATTTAGGCGGATTTGTCTTTTCAACCAATGATGATTTTGAATTGGAAAACGACACTGTTGAAGAAACGCTTTCCCAAAAACAGCAACAACTAGAAGCACATTTTAGTAATAAAGGTCGTGGTGGAAAAATAGTCACAGTGATCAAAGGTTTTGTCGGTTCTGAAGAAGACTTAAAAGCATTGGGTAAATTACTGAAAGTAAAATGTGGTGTTGGCGGCAGTGTCAAAGATGGTGAAATTATCATTCAAGGGAACTTTAGAGATAAAATTGTACAAATTCTTGAAAAAGAAGGATACAATGTAAAACGTGTAGGTGGATAA
- a CDS encoding acyltransferase family protein, which produces MTPKIRRYDLDWLRVIAILAVYFHHIGMPFNGDDFHIMNKDSSKLLDDIMVFFEQFRLPLLFLISGTGTIFAFSKRTWIQFVKERSVRLIIPLVFGVLFIVPLQTFFEHRETYTSYWELYTNADFGINHLWFIGNLFWMSMCTIPLILFLKSSKSNTFLKLFERFTAKRFGLFGLVIPLSLLFILLKQYYPSYDKDLFNFSSTFFYGFFFVLGMLFASAESTWLHLKQYRKLNFLLFIFSSLIFYAYYFVPGEWLAPYLTNTQGWMLWYLVCCLVGWSFVITLLGYGQVWLNKKSQLVQKLNEAIYPFYILHQTVIVVFAYYIVQFDMSIGLKLLLLLITTFPVIVLIYRYLVYPFTLTRIVFGMKKK; this is translated from the coding sequence ATGACTCCAAAAATACGTAGATATGATTTAGATTGGCTTCGCGTCATTGCCATTTTAGCGGTATATTTTCATCACATTGGCATGCCGTTTAATGGTGACGATTTTCACATCATGAATAAAGATTCTAGCAAATTATTAGATGATATCATGGTATTTTTTGAGCAATTTCGCTTGCCATTACTCTTCTTAATTTCGGGCACAGGCACCATTTTTGCTTTTTCAAAACGCACGTGGATCCAATTTGTTAAAGAACGTTCTGTGCGACTTATTATTCCACTCGTATTCGGTGTATTGTTCATTGTGCCACTACAAACATTCTTTGAACATCGGGAAACCTATACTTCCTATTGGGAACTGTACACCAATGCCGATTTTGGAATCAATCACTTATGGTTTATTGGCAACTTATTTTGGATGTCTATGTGTACCATTCCGCTTATTTTATTCTTAAAATCTAGCAAATCCAACACATTTTTGAAGCTTTTTGAACGTTTCACTGCAAAACGCTTCGGATTGTTCGGGTTAGTCATTCCTTTAAGTCTCTTATTTATTTTACTAAAACAATACTATCCGAGCTACGATAAGGATCTTTTCAACTTTTCTTCTACCTTCTTTTATGGTTTTTTCTTTGTGTTGGGCATGTTGTTCGCTTCCGCAGAATCGACTTGGTTGCACTTAAAGCAGTATCGCAAACTCAACTTCCTTTTATTTATCTTTAGCTCACTCATATTTTACGCGTATTACTTTGTCCCTGGCGAATGGTTAGCGCCATATTTGACGAATACGCAAGGCTGGATGCTTTGGTATTTGGTGTGTTGTTTGGTCGGTTGGAGTTTTGTAATCACGTTGTTGGGTTACGGACAAGTTTGGCTCAACAAGAAAAGTCAATTAGTTCAAAAACTCAACGAAGCCATCTATCCGTTTTATATTCTGCATCAAACAGTCATTGTGGTATTTGCCTATTACATAGTACAATTCGACATGTCAATTGGTTTGAAACTTTTGCTTTTACTGATCACTACATTTCCTGTGATTGTATTGATATACAGATATCTCGTCTATCCGTTTACGCTAACGCGAATTGTATTTGGGATGAAGAAAAAATAA
- a CDS encoding thiamine pyrophosphate-dependent enzyme — MPTTLKPMVYEKGNLTNETLLDLYKKMLKPRMIEEKMLILLRQGKISKWFGGIGQEAIAVGVTSALTKEEYILPMHRNLGVFTTREIPLYRLFSQWQGKANGFTKGRDRSFHFGTQEFKIVGMISHLGPQLGVASGIALANKLKDNKHACAVFTGEGGTSEGDFHEALNVASVWSLPVLFCIENNGYGLSTPTAEQYNCEHLADRGKGYGMESHVIDGNNILEVYSKVSALADSIRENPRPILLEFKTFRMRGHEEASGTKYVPKELMNAWAAKDPIDNYRNFLQLEGVLTSEIEEAFQREFSNEINEHLQKAFDETKITSTISKELSDVYKESLNEEVVPNSKVENIRLIDAVSQGLKQSMEKHDDLVIMGQDVAEYGGVFKITNDFVNLFGKERVRNTPICESAIVSTAYGLSVNGMKAVMEMQFADFVSSGFNPIVNLLAKSHYRWNQNADVVVRMPCGAGVGAGPFHSQTNEAWFTKTPGLKVLYPAFPYDAKGLLATAINDPNPVLFFEHKALYRSVYQDVPTDYYTLPFGKASVLKEGNDITIIAYGAAVHWALETLGNNPEISADLIDLRSLQPLDTEAIYNSVKKTGKAIILQEDSLFGSISSDISAMIMENCFEYLDAPVKRLASLETPIPFDQGLERQYLPKNDFEAALLELLAY, encoded by the coding sequence ATGCCAACTACACTAAAACCAATGGTATACGAAAAAGGAAATTTGACCAACGAAACGTTGCTCGATTTATACAAGAAAATGCTGAAACCGAGAATGATAGAAGAGAAGATGCTCATTCTATTGCGTCAAGGAAAAATCTCCAAATGGTTTGGCGGCATTGGACAAGAAGCCATTGCAGTTGGTGTAACTTCCGCATTGACAAAAGAAGAATACATTTTACCAATGCACCGAAATTTAGGTGTATTTACGACACGCGAAATTCCGTTATATCGCTTGTTTTCGCAATGGCAAGGAAAAGCCAACGGTTTTACCAAAGGACGCGATCGTAGTTTTCATTTTGGCACACAAGAATTTAAGATTGTGGGAATGATTTCGCATTTAGGGCCACAATTGGGCGTAGCAAGCGGCATTGCGTTGGCTAATAAATTGAAAGACAATAAACACGCATGTGCTGTATTTACAGGTGAAGGCGGAACAAGTGAAGGTGATTTTCACGAAGCGTTGAATGTGGCTTCTGTGTGGAGTTTGCCTGTATTGTTTTGTATAGAAAATAATGGTTACGGATTGTCTACGCCTACGGCAGAACAGTACAATTGTGAGCATTTGGCAGATAGAGGCAAAGGCTACGGCATGGAATCGCATGTGATTGATGGCAATAATATTTTGGAAGTCTATTCGAAAGTTTCCGCCTTGGCAGATAGTATTCGCGAGAATCCAAGACCAATTTTGTTAGAATTTAAAACATTTCGCATGCGCGGACATGAAGAAGCGAGCGGTACAAAGTATGTTCCAAAGGAATTGATGAATGCCTGGGCAGCCAAAGATCCGATTGATAATTACCGCAATTTTTTACAATTGGAAGGTGTCTTGACTTCTGAAATTGAAGAAGCATTTCAACGTGAGTTTTCAAATGAAATTAACGAACATTTGCAGAAAGCATTTGATGAAACTAAAATCACTTCAACTATAAGTAAAGAATTAAGTGATGTATATAAAGAATCTTTAAATGAGGAAGTTGTGCCAAATTCAAAGGTAGAAAATATACGTTTGATAGATGCAGTTTCACAAGGATTGAAACAATCTATGGAGAAGCATGACGACTTGGTCATTATGGGACAAGATGTGGCAGAATATGGCGGCGTTTTTAAAATTACGAATGATTTTGTGAATCTTTTTGGAAAAGAACGTGTGCGCAATACGCCAATTTGTGAATCTGCCATTGTTTCTACCGCGTACGGATTGTCTGTGAACGGAATGAAAGCTGTGATGGAAATGCAATTTGCTGATTTTGTTTCTAGCGGCTTCAATCCGATTGTGAATTTATTGGCAAAATCACACTATCGCTGGAATCAGAATGCGGATGTTGTGGTGCGAATGCCTTGTGGCGCGGGCGTGGGCGCAGGACCTTTTCACTCGCAAACCAATGAAGCTTGGTTTACCAAAACACCTGGACTCAAAGTACTATATCCTGCATTTCCGTATGATGCAAAAGGATTGTTAGCAACCGCAATCAATGATCCAAATCCTGTGTTGTTTTTTGAACACAAAGCCTTGTACAGAAGCGTGTATCAAGATGTTCCAACGGATTATTATACGTTGCCTTTCGGAAAAGCTTCTGTGCTGAAAGAAGGAAACGATATTACCATTATCGCCTATGGTGCAGCTGTACATTGGGCATTGGAAACCTTAGGAAACAATCCGGAAATTTCTGCCGATTTGATTGATTTGCGTTCACTGCAACCGCTAGATACGGAAGCAATTTACAATTCCGTCAAAAAAACAGGTAAAGCGATCATTTTACAAGAAGATTCACTGTTTGGAAGTATTTCGAGCGATATTTCTGCGATGATTATGGAAAATTGCTTTGAATATTTGGATGCGCCCGTAAAGCGTTTGGCAAGTTTAGAAACACCCATTCCGTTTGATCAAGGTTTGGAGCGTCAGTATTTACCCAAAAACGACTTTGAAGCTGCGTTGTTGGAGTTGTTGGCGTATTAG